The following are encoded in a window of Roseimaritima ulvae genomic DNA:
- a CDS encoding 2-isopropylmalate synthase yields the protein MSAEPSSRQIRIFDTTLRDGEQSPGASMNLNEKLEVAQALADLGVDIIEAGFPIASPGDFEAVKQIAQTVRGVTVCGLARCNDKDIDRAWEALKHAPQSRIHVFLATSAIHREFKLRMTPDEIVQRAVAGVERAASYCDDVEFSPEDACRTEHDFLCRVVEAAIEAGATTVNIPDTVGYATPGEVSDRIRMLRDRVPNIDKAVISTHCHDDLGMAVANSLAAVEAGAGQIECTINGIGERAGNAALEEVVMAMRTRSDYFHLTTGIDTKRLVPTSRLVSTTTGIAVQRNKAIVGRNAFAHESGIHQDGMLKERSTYEIMSPEDVGFAKTDLVLGKHSGRAALADRARELGFQLTGEQLQSVFAEFKQLADKKKEIYDGDIVALIGQEISDAVEPLWTLSDFEVTSGHNRKPKVTVTLRSGDEELTETVEDGDGPIDAAFWAVERITGVETVCKDFRVRSATLGRDAQGEVRLEVEHKGRTYRGIGVSTDTVESTILAILNAVNRIVCAS from the coding sequence ATGTCCGCCGAGCCTTCCAGTCGCCAGATTCGCATTTTTGATACCACTCTCCGCGACGGCGAGCAATCGCCCGGCGCGAGCATGAACCTGAACGAGAAACTGGAAGTGGCGCAGGCCTTGGCGGATCTGGGCGTTGACATCATCGAAGCCGGTTTTCCGATCGCTTCACCCGGCGACTTCGAAGCCGTCAAGCAGATCGCGCAAACCGTTCGCGGCGTCACCGTGTGTGGCTTGGCCCGCTGCAACGACAAAGACATCGATCGAGCTTGGGAAGCGCTCAAGCACGCGCCGCAGTCGCGAATCCACGTGTTCTTGGCCACCAGTGCCATTCACCGTGAATTCAAACTGCGGATGACGCCGGACGAAATCGTGCAGCGAGCCGTGGCGGGCGTCGAACGGGCGGCCAGCTACTGTGACGACGTCGAATTTTCACCCGAAGACGCTTGCCGCACCGAACATGACTTCCTGTGCCGTGTCGTCGAAGCGGCGATTGAAGCCGGAGCGACGACCGTCAACATCCCCGACACCGTTGGTTACGCCACGCCGGGCGAGGTGTCGGATCGGATTCGCATGTTGCGAGATCGTGTGCCAAACATCGACAAAGCCGTGATCAGCACCCACTGTCACGACGACCTCGGGATGGCCGTCGCCAACTCGTTGGCCGCCGTCGAAGCCGGGGCCGGACAGATCGAATGCACGATCAACGGGATCGGTGAACGAGCCGGCAATGCGGCGTTGGAAGAAGTCGTGATGGCGATGCGGACCCGCAGCGATTACTTTCATCTGACCACCGGCATCGATACTAAACGCTTGGTGCCGACCAGTCGTTTGGTCAGTACCACGACGGGCATCGCCGTCCAACGCAATAAAGCCATCGTGGGCCGCAACGCCTTCGCTCACGAATCCGGCATCCACCAAGACGGCATGCTGAAAGAACGCAGCACCTACGAAATCATGTCTCCCGAAGACGTGGGCTTCGCCAAGACCGACCTGGTGTTGGGCAAGCACAGCGGACGGGCGGCGCTTGCCGATCGAGCTCGCGAGTTGGGTTTCCAATTGACCGGAGAACAATTGCAATCGGTGTTTGCGGAATTTAAACAGCTGGCCGATAAGAAGAAAGAAATCTATGACGGCGACATCGTCGCCTTGATCGGTCAGGAAATCAGCGACGCGGTCGAACCGCTGTGGACGTTGAGCGATTTTGAAGTCACCAGCGGGCACAACCGTAAACCCAAGGTCACCGTCACGCTTCGCAGCGGCGACGAGGAACTCACCGAAACGGTCGAAGATGGCGATGGACCGATCGATGCCGCGTTTTGGGCCGTTGAGCGGATTACGGGGGTCGAAACGGTGTGCAAAGATTTTCGCGTTCGCAGCGCCACCTTGGGCCGTGACGCGCAAGGCGAAGTGCGGCTGGAAGTCGAGCACAAAGGACGCACGTATCGAGGCATCGGCGTCAGCACCGACACGGTCGAATCCACGATCCTGGCGATCCTCAACGCCGTCAACCGGATCGTCTGCGCA
- a CDS encoding DUF4190 domain-containing protein, producing MSTDNPYQTPAGGAAPQNPQLEKEIKSQAVTSLIVGIVSLVCCGIILAPFAIYRGNKAKSLIDQSGIGQQHRGIAMAGFIIGIVSLVLNVIGLIFYAIAIAAGAAGNV from the coding sequence ATGAGCACCGACAATCCCTACCAGACCCCTGCCGGTGGCGCGGCGCCGCAGAATCCTCAACTCGAAAAAGAGATCAAGAGCCAGGCGGTCACATCATTGATCGTAGGAATTGTGAGTCTGGTTTGTTGCGGGATTATTTTGGCTCCCTTTGCCATCTATCGCGGCAATAAAGCCAAGTCGCTGATCGACCAATCCGGGATCGGTCAGCAGCATCGCGGGATCGCCATGGCTGGATTCATTATCGGCATCGTCTCGTTGGTGTTGAATGTGATTGGTCTGATTTTCTACGCGATCGCCATTGCTGCCGGAGCCGCCGGCAACGTTTAG
- a CDS encoding ATP-dependent metallopeptidase FtsH/Yme1/Tma family protein, with protein METLTAYHEAGHVIMAACLGADVQSVTIEPDHDDGPARYGDTRARWPLGFPARELRRREIFVLLAGPVAEMIYRGEPLHPGFVPEWADDWRQAWALAEPLYRDPPARLKQLERLTRELYQMLRDDRRWAAIAALADELLAHETLDEEMIADVVAQWL; from the coding sequence ATGGAAACCCTGACCGCCTACCACGAAGCCGGCCACGTCATCATGGCGGCGTGCCTGGGAGCCGATGTGCAATCGGTGACGATCGAACCGGACCACGACGATGGTCCGGCTCGATACGGCGACACCCGTGCGCGGTGGCCGCTGGGCTTCCCCGCCCGAGAACTCCGCCGACGGGAGATCTTTGTGCTGCTGGCCGGGCCGGTGGCGGAGATGATCTACCGAGGCGAACCGTTGCATCCGGGATTTGTTCCCGAATGGGCCGACGATTGGCGACAAGCCTGGGCGCTGGCTGAACCCTTGTATCGCGATCCGCCGGCTCGCCTGAAACAACTCGAACGACTCACCCGGGAGCTCTACCAGATGCTCCGCGACGACCGCCGCTGGGCCGCCATCGCCGCCCTCGCCGACGAACTGTTGGCACACGAAACCCTGGATGAAGAAATGATCGCCGATGTCGTCGCTCAGTGGCTGTAG